ATTAATATGCACCACCCCCTCAACCCCTGTCAAGTACTTAAATAAAATTTTTTGTGCGTTTCTCTCGCCGATCGGTTTACGGGTTGCAGGCAATGCTGGCTCTGGTGGAGCGGGGGGTAGTGTCCGCGGAGGTGCTGGCAAGGGAGGGGGGGATTCCTGTGGCTTTTCTGGAGAAGATTTTGTTGGATTTGCGTAGGGCGGGATTGGTGGGGGCAATCAGGGGAACAAGGGGGGGGTACTACTTGACCCTCCCTCCCCAGTCGATTTCGGTGGGACAGGTGCTAGGGGCATTGGGGGAGAAGTGGCAACTACGGGGGCAGGGATCATTTATGGAGTTGGTGGAGGGGCGGATTGCCAAAGTGGTGCAGGGGTATCTAGAGGGGTTGACTCTGGCAGATTTGTATTTCGATTGGCAGAGCTGGAAGGCACAACAGCAGGGGGATGGCGGATTTACGATTTAGGATGTTTGGCAAGGGAGAGGTTCGCGGCAAGGGCTACCTGGGGATGGGGGTCTTTGGCGAGGTACTTGAGAGCAGCTAGACTTTTGGGGGAAGGGAGGTTCCCTAGGGCTTCGGCAAGACGTTGCCGGGTTAACCAGTCAGGGGATTGGGCAAAGGGCAGGATGGCTTCGATCGCTTCTGGGTTGCCAATTTCACCTAGGGCGGCAATGGCAGCTTGGTGGAGGAGGGTTTCGTCGGTTTTGAGGGCACTGAGGAGGGCTTCTATAGCACGATCGTCTCCTAGGTTACCAAGGGAAACAGCCGCACTAAAACGCACCAGCCATTCCGTGTCTTCGTAAAAGGCTCGCAGAAGGGGAGTGAAGGCACGGGGGTCTCTGAGATAACCTAAAGCACCAGCGGCATCAGCCCGAATGCTATAGTCAGGGTCGGTTTCCAAAATCTTGACTAGGGTGGGCAGAGATTGGGGAGTGGGCTTGAGTCCGAGGGCAAATACTGCCATAGCCCGCACTTGCAGGCTTTCGTCATCTATCAGTTGCAGGATGAGGGGCACTGCCTCTTCAGGAGGGGTATCCTTGAGGGAAGCAAGGGCTAGTAAACGATCGCGGGTGTAGGGGCTATGGATTTTAACTCTAATCTCGTCCAGGTTCATAGTTGTTACCAGTATTAACGGAATTCTAAAATCACCTCGGCGGCACGTCACCTAACTTGTGAAGGAAATATTAAGTAAATCTTCCTATTTACAAAAAGTTAAGTTTATAGTTAGTGAATACATAAGTATTACCTATATAAATATAAACATTTGCCAAACTATAAATTCCTGTATAGTTGGTAAGATTAACCACACAGACTGGGGATGAAGGCGGTGTACTTATTACCGATCGTATAGATGCAATAAGAGTTGACAGCCGTTTCATCTTACAATTCCTATAATTTTGCGTGCAATTTTCTAGTGAAGGAGCGTTGCTATGGCATATTCACCAACTACAACTAAGCCCAAGGCGGGCTACCAAGCGGGGGTAAAGGACTACAGACTGACTTACTACACCCCTGACTACACTCCCAAGGATACGGACCTTTTGGCAGCTTTCCGGGTCACACCCCAGCCCGGTGTACCCCCCGAAGAAGCAGGGGCAGCAGTGGCAGCCGAGTCCTCTACGGGTACCTGGACAACAGTATGGACGGATTTACTTACTGACCTGGATCGCTACAAGGGACGTTGCTACGACATTGAGCCAGTGCCCGGCGAAGACAACCAGTATATCTGCTATGTGGCTTATCCCCTCGATCTGTTTGAGGAAGGCTCGGTGACTAATATGTTTACCTCGATCGTGGGGAACGTATTTGGGTTTAAGGCACTGAAGGCTCTTCGCTTGGAGGATATTCGGGTGCCCGTGGCATATCTGAAGACCTTCCAAGGTCCACCCCATGGGATTCAGGTAGAGCGAGACAAGTTGAATAAGTACGGTCGTCCGCTCCTGGGTTGCACAATTAAGCCTAAGCTGGGTCTGTCGGCTAAGAACTATGGTCGGGCAGTTTATGAATGTCTGCGGGGTGGTTTGGACTTCACCAAGGATGATGAAAACATCAATTCCCAACCCTTCATGCGCTGGCGCGATCGTTTCCTATTTGTGCAAGAGGCTTGCATGAAGGCGCAGGCGGAAACGGGGGAAATCAAGGGGCATTACTTGAATGTGACTGCTCCCACCTGTGAAGAAATGTTTAAGCGGGCGGAATTTGCCAAAGAGATTGGCGCCCCCATCATCATGCACGACTACCTGACAGCGGGCTTTACGGCTAATACCAGTCTGGCGCGTTGGTGCCGCGATAATGGGATGCTTCTCCATATCCACAGGGCGATGCACGCGGTAATTGACCGCCAAAAGAATCATGGTATTCACTTCCGCGTTTTAGCAAAGGCATTGCGGATGTCCGGTGGTGACCACGTACATACGGGGACGGTAGTTGGTAAGCTGGAAGGTGACCGCGCTGCTACCCTTGGTTTCGTCGACCTGTTGCGGGAAAACTACATTGAACAAGATAAGTCCCGTGGTATTTACTTCACCCAGGACTGGGCTTCCATGCCAGGGGTGATGGCGGTGGCTTCTGGTGGTATCCATGTTTGGCATATGCCCGCACTGGTGGAAATCTTCGGCGATGATGCTGTTCTCCAGTTTGGTGGTGGTACGCTTGGTCACCCCTGGGGGAATGCGCCGGGGGCAACAGCTAACCGGGTGGCTCTGGAAGCTTGTATCCAAGCCCGCAATGAAGGTCGCAGCCTGGCACGGGAAGGGAATGAAATTATCCGCGAAGCAGCTCGCTGGTGTCCTGAACTAGCAGTAGCTTGTGAAGTGTGGAAGGAAATCAAGTTCGAGTTTGCTACCGTCGATACGCTGTAAAGCCCTGACAGAGGGTGGGATATGGACATTAACCAAGTTGCTAAGGCGACAACCAAAACCCTCATTAGTTACCTGACCTACGAGGCAATGCGGATTGTGGCAATGCAACTCGATCAAACCAATCCCCCCCTTGCCCACTGGTTGCGTGGCTTCTCCTCTACGGGCAAACTCCAAGATGGGGATATGTACCTAGAGGAAATGTTACAGGCGAATCAGGAAATCGCCTTCCGGTTGATGGTGGTACGGCAACACCTCGCTCAGGAAATCGCCGATTTTTTGCCG
This region of Pseudanabaenaceae cyanobacterium SKYG29 genomic DNA includes:
- a CDS encoding Rrf2 family transcriptional regulator; this encodes MRFSRRSVYGLQAMLALVERGVVSAEVLAREGGIPVAFLEKILLDLRRAGLVGAIRGTRGGYYLTLPPQSISVGQVLGALGEKWQLRGQGSFMELVEGRIAKVVQGYLEGLTLADLYFDWQSWKAQQQGDGGFTI
- a CDS encoding HEAT repeat domain-containing protein — translated: MNLDEIRVKIHSPYTRDRLLALASLKDTPPEEAVPLILQLIDDESLQVRAMAVFALGLKPTPQSLPTLVKILETDPDYSIRADAAGALGYLRDPRAFTPLLRAFYEDTEWLVRFSAAVSLGNLGDDRAIEALLSALKTDETLLHQAAIAALGEIGNPEAIEAILPFAQSPDWLTRQRLAEALGNLPSPKSLAALKYLAKDPHPQVALAANLSLAKHPKS
- a CDS encoding form I ribulose bisphosphate carboxylase large subunit: MAYSPTTTKPKAGYQAGVKDYRLTYYTPDYTPKDTDLLAAFRVTPQPGVPPEEAGAAVAAESSTGTWTTVWTDLLTDLDRYKGRCYDIEPVPGEDNQYICYVAYPLDLFEEGSVTNMFTSIVGNVFGFKALKALRLEDIRVPVAYLKTFQGPPHGIQVERDKLNKYGRPLLGCTIKPKLGLSAKNYGRAVYECLRGGLDFTKDDENINSQPFMRWRDRFLFVQEACMKAQAETGEIKGHYLNVTAPTCEEMFKRAEFAKEIGAPIIMHDYLTAGFTANTSLARWCRDNGMLLHIHRAMHAVIDRQKNHGIHFRVLAKALRMSGGDHVHTGTVVGKLEGDRAATLGFVDLLRENYIEQDKSRGIYFTQDWASMPGVMAVASGGIHVWHMPALVEIFGDDAVLQFGGGTLGHPWGNAPGATANRVALEACIQARNEGRSLAREGNEIIREAARWCPELAVACEVWKEIKFEFATVDTL
- a CDS encoding chaperonin family protein RbcX, giving the protein MDINQVAKATTKTLISYLTYEAMRIVAMQLDQTNPPLAHWLRGFSSTGKLQDGDMYLEEMLQANQEIAFRLMVVRQHLAQEIADFLPEMLRSGVEASNTKLKCAHLDRLVNATADNIPEWERLDQD